A genomic segment from Antedon mediterranea chromosome 6, ecAntMedi1.1, whole genome shotgun sequence encodes:
- the LOC140051677 gene encoding uncharacterized protein, translating to MVSGLLLVLLVASISSCNSQKCSLSNTCYKSRERVWGKFEKEVCVCPFASCISTTNPCPGIVNIQFDGIAIGTEITPGIFEEWGELNALSIHQGPPVNITQDLFKSQRPHLKILELDTFSIENIEVGAFGGFRKLEILDIRPYKVNIIRRNTFRGLSMLQVLKLYSGNVSVIHPGAFNGLDRLKRLWVSNNKITHIRKGVFDNLVALEELRMSFNHIHRIDPFAFSKLQNLKTLECWDTKMQTLTPEMLNGLESVRNLNFGKNFINMIENGTFSEMENLEHLILSKNNLTSFSLIDLYLPLPSLLTLDLKSNQIDNILLPTNFSEPLLTNLTKFVLNGNKLAAVPRFLLDYAPDINSAYAPVPNSCDCFEVSNVTDPYDEISLIPSMSCPHTCTIPTVDCTPTHIDLNDIREMPHIIITCNVTGNPTPSVTWKQPNGRIILGDYNPWDRETNLYLSDIKMSDLGTYTCHVESRAGIAQSLTTINLLTSSSKQILPNCILLLITIFQITINFV from the coding sequence ATGGTATCCGGGTTACTACTTGTTCTACTGGTGGCGTCAATATCAAGTTGTAATAGCCAAAAGTGCAGCCTTTCCAACACATGTTACAAGAGTAGAGAACGAGTCTGGGGAAAGTTTGAAAAAGAAGTATGCGTGTGTCCATTCGCATCTTGTATATCAACGACTAATCCGTGCCCTGGTATCGTAAACATTCAGTTTGACGGGATAGCCATAGGCACAGAAATTACACCCGGAATATTCGAAGAATGGGGCGAGTTGAATGCCTTGAGTATTCATCAAGGACCACCTGTAAACATCACGCAAGATTTATTCAAATCGCAACGGCCACATCTCAAAATACTTGAGTTGGATACGTTTTCGATTGAAAATATCGAAGTCGGTGCTTTTGGTGGATTTCGTAAACTTGAAATATTAGATATCAGACCATACAAAGTAAACATCATTCGCAGGAACACGTTTCGTGGATTGAGTATGTTGCAGGTTTTGAAACTGTATAGTGGGAATGTTAGTGTGATACACCCAGGAGCATTTAATGGTTTGGATAGATTGAAACGGCTCTGGGTTTCTAACAACAAGATTACACATATACGAAAAGGAGTGTTTGATAATCTAGTTGCGTTGGAAGAATTACGAATGTCTTTCAATCACATCCATCGCATCGATCCATTCGCATTTTCAAAGTTGCAAAATCTGAAAACTTTGGAATGTTGGGATACGAAGATGCAAACACTGACGCCTGAAATGTTAAATGGATTAGAATCAGTAAGAAATCTAAATTTTGGTAAAAACTTCATAAATATGATTGAAAATGGCACTTTTTCTGAAATGGAGAATTTAGAGCATCTCATACTTTCTAAAAATAACCTAACATCATTCTCGCTAATTGATCTGTATTTACCGCTTCCTAGTCTACTGACCCTTGACCTTAAGTCTAATCAAATTGACAACATCCTATTACCAACTAATTTTTCTGAACCATTGCTAACGAATCTTACAAAGTTCGTACTTAATGGTAACAAATTAGCGGCCGTGCCTAGATTTCTTCTTGATTACGCCCCTGATATAAACTCTGCATACGCCCCGGTACCAAACAGTTGCGACTGTTTTGAAGTGTCCAACGTGACAGACCCATACGACGAAATTAGCTTGATACCATCAATGTCCTGCCCTCATACATGTACTATACCAACTGTTGACTGTACGCCAACACATATTGACCTTAATGACATCCGTGAGATGCCACATATTATCATCACTTGTAACGTAACAGGGAATCCGACGCCAAGCGTCACATGGAAGCAACCCAATGGCCGAATCATACTGGGAGATTATAATCCGTGGGACAGGGaaactaatttatatttaagtgATATTAAAATGTCTGATCTTGGGACATACACATGTCATGTTGAGAGTAGGGCAGGTATTGCGCAATCTCTAAcaacaattaatttattaacttcaagTTCTAAACAAATTTTGCCAAATTGTATTCTTTTACTTATCACAATCTTTCAAATCACaatcaattttgtttaa